In Pseudoduganella albidiflava, a single window of DNA contains:
- a CDS encoding FxDxF family PEP-CTERM protein, with the protein MPASVLTRWAGATAFAALAASPAFADTESVHYGNLTANAVVATPLSPGDNLFVDTFTSEHGALSQITTFTLDSAADFNGLAGWIIDTADGQGPRLVGVNIDILDSQSTVVASDEFTGVLGGFAHSSFLGSLGPGIYTLVATGNAVRDASLDISLSFTPAVPEPATYGMLIGGFGVLAMLARRRR; encoded by the coding sequence ATGCCCGCATCTGTCCTGACCAGATGGGCCGGAGCCACCGCGTTTGCCGCGCTCGCCGCCAGCCCCGCGTTTGCCGATACCGAATCGGTCCATTACGGCAACCTCACTGCGAATGCCGTGGTTGCCACGCCCCTCTCACCCGGCGATAACCTGTTTGTCGACACTTTCACCAGCGAACACGGCGCCCTGAGCCAGATCACCACGTTTACGCTGGATAGCGCTGCCGACTTCAACGGCCTGGCCGGCTGGATCATCGATACCGCCGACGGGCAAGGCCCCCGCCTGGTGGGCGTCAACATCGACATCCTCGATTCCCAATCGACCGTGGTGGCCAGCGATGAGTTCACCGGTGTGCTCGGCGGCTTCGCGCACTCGAGCTTCCTGGGCAGCCTGGGCCCGGGAATCTATACGCTGGTTGCGACCGGCAACGCGGTGCGCGACGCATCGCTCGACATCTCGCTGTCGTTCACCCCGGCAGTGCCCGAGCCCGCGACGTATGGCATGCTGATCGGCGGCTTCGGTGTGCTGGCCATGCTGGCGCGGCGGCGGCGCTGA